The Pseudonocardia sp. HH130630-07 DNA window CGTTCATGGGGACGCGAACGTCGGCAACGTTCTGCGTGGCGACGACGGTCGTCCGGTTCTGATCGACCTCGACAGTTTCGCCGTCGGGCCGCGTGAGTGGGACCTGATCCAGACCGCGTTGTTCTTCGACCGGCTCGGATGGCACACAGCCGACGAGTATCGGGAGTTCGTCCGTGTCTACGGCTACGACCTGACCGACTGGGCGAGGTACCCGGAGCTGGCGGACATGCGCGAGATCGCCATGACCACCTGGCTCGGGCGCAAGGCTGGCGAGTCGGCGGCGACCGCCGCGGAAGCGGAGAAGCGCATCACCGCCATCCGCACCGGTGCGAGCCGGAAGGACTGGGGACCGTACTGAGGTTCAGGTCCCGGCCGGTGTCCACAGCCTGGAGGTTCGGATGCGACCGGCGAACTCGCGAGCGACGCTGCTCGTGCGGTGCGGGGCCAGCCGCTCGCGGAACTCGCTGACGTAGGTGTGGCAGCGCACCGAGTCCAGGCTCTCGCCGACGGTGATCGCCTGCTCCGCGATCCGGCAGCCTTCCTCGATGTCGCCGTCGTCGAGGTGTGCATCCGCCAGGACCATCGCGACGAAGAAGTCACTCCGGGCGTAGTCGCCGGACGCGGAGTCGAGCGCCCGCGCCGCATGCTCGATCGCCTGCGCCGGTCGGCCGAGATCGCGATGGCAGTGCCCGAGTTCCGCGGCGAGTTCGGCGTCGTCGAAGTAGCCGATCCACTCCGGACCCTCACCGGGCGTGTGCTGTCCGAAGTGCTCGACGGCGGCATCCATCGCGCGATCGCAGGACGCCGCGTCGCCGGTCCGGGCGAGCGCGCGCGCTTCCATGATGTGGAAGTGCGCCGTGAGGATCGGGGCGGCGCTGTCCTGAGTCCCGAGCCGGGCCGCCCGTGCCATGTTCGCCGCCTCGCGGTACCGGCCGAGGAAGCTGGCCTGGTGGCTCATCGCGTCGAGGATGCTGGCCGAGAGGAGCCGGTCCCGGCCGGCGTCGGCGAACCCGAGGGCCTGGATGAAGTAGCGCTGTGCGAGCCCGTGCAGCCCGGCGTCGTAGGACATCCAGGCGGCGAGCTGCGTCAGCTCGCCGGCCGCGGAGAACAGCCTCTCCCGGATCGGCGCTCGGCCCTCGGAGCGCAGTAGCCGGGGGAGGTCGGTGCGCAGGTACTGCACGAGTGCCGCACGGGCGTGGACTCCGCCGAACATGCTGTCCAGGCGGTCGAACGTGTGGCGCATCGCGCGGAGCCGGTCCACATCGGATGCCCCGATACGGATGGCGCCGTCGGAGCCGGTGAGGGCGCGTTGGCTGCCGACGAGCCAGGCGAGTGAGGCGTCGTTCCAGGCCGCCACGTTCTCCCCGGCGTCGACGAGCTGGCTGGTGCCGGACAGGTCGCCTTCGAGCAGTTGCGCTACTGCGGTGACGCCGTCCTCGGGGTTGGCCGGGTAGGACAGGCCGACGTCGGGGGAGATGGTGAGCGTGATGCGGAAGCCGAGTTCGTCGGGGGAGACGGTCCGGCCGAGGCGTGTGCCGAGTGCTTCCCTGATGGCCTCGCGGGTGGCGTCGTCGCGCGGGGTCACGCTGTTCAGCCATCGGCTGACGTAGGTGTGGGTGTAGCTGCGGCCCGCGGTGCGGGCGGCGTGGGTCTCGTTGACGGCGCGGGTGAATCTCTTCCAGCCGATGGCGCCGCTACGGTCGAGGAACCCGGCCTCGGTCACCAGGGCGGCAAGGCGCTCGTTGCTCGGCACGGGTGACGGCTCCTTCGACCGTTGTCGTCGCAGTGTGCCAGGATGCAGAAAAGCGGGCCGTCATATCGACGACCCGCTTCCGGAAATCTTCGGTGTCCGAGGGGGGACTTGAACCCCCACCCCCTAATACGGGGACTAGCACCTCAAGCTAGCGCGTCTGCCATTCCGCCACTCGGACGTCGCGATCTCTCGATCGCGTCTGGACGAAGCATAGCCGAGCCCCCGACCCCGCCCGCCGCCGGGTCCCCGTCGGTCCCCGGTGGTAGGAAGACGCCCATGACCGGAGACACGGACGGGACCCCCACCAGCGCCGAGGCCGAGGTCGTCGAGCTGTGTTCGGAGCTGATCCGGATCGACACGACCAACACCGCCGACCCGGAGACCCTCGCTGGCGAGGCCGAGGCGGCCGACTACGTCGCGGCCAAGCTGCGCGAGGTCGGGTACGAGG harbors:
- a CDS encoding phosphotransferase family protein; this encodes MINQHLLGKAQCVDYPATRALSVDQPIDGAGRVVTLWKSACRGEDYAPTGDVARLIRELHELEAPDDISFPELRPFGVVGDELPDLRHLSSTNRDFLHERIEWARAAFPELPFVLPDGVVHGDANVGNVLRGDDGRPVLIDLDSFAVGPREWDLIQTALFFDRLGWHTADEYREFVRVYGYDLTDWARYPELADMREIAMTTWLGRKAGESAATAAEAEKRITAIRTGASRKDWGPY
- a CDS encoding regulator is translated as MPSNERLAALVTEAGFLDRSGAIGWKRFTRAVNETHAARTAGRSYTHTYVSRWLNSVTPRDDATREAIREALGTRLGRTVSPDELGFRITLTISPDVGLSYPANPEDGVTAVAQLLEGDLSGTSQLVDAGENVAAWNDASLAWLVGSQRALTGSDGAIRIGASDVDRLRAMRHTFDRLDSMFGGVHARAALVQYLRTDLPRLLRSEGRAPIRERLFSAAGELTQLAAWMSYDAGLHGLAQRYFIQALGFADAGRDRLLSASILDAMSHQASFLGRYREAANMARAARLGTQDSAAPILTAHFHIMEARALARTGDAASCDRAMDAAVEHFGQHTPGEGPEWIGYFDDAELAAELGHCHRDLGRPAQAIEHAARALDSASGDYARSDFFVAMVLADAHLDDGDIEEGCRIAEQAITVGESLDSVRCHTYVSEFRERLAPHRTSSVAREFAGRIRTSRLWTPAGT